A stretch of the Candidatus Saccharimonadales bacterium genome encodes the following:
- the dnaN gene encoding DNA polymerase III subunit beta: MKLQVTQENLNKALGIVARVASARGTLPILANVLIKTVDNRLSISATNLDIAITQHIGAKVSEEGAITVPARLMQDFINSLPAGVIELKLEDHKLHITTDQYQSVVNGVMADDFPVMPAISADSEQSRTWTINASTFKKGLQQVIMAASSDESRPVLTGVLLQTTEGNLYAAATDSYRLAEKNLGPNSQDVRLLIPATAIQDLLRILGDYDDNVQVTHDDQQILFQANDVDLVARLIEGKYPDYRKLIPADFAVVARVKRADLVNVTKVSSLFARESAGSVTINVDDVKNELSIRSVASQLGENTAAASGAITGSGSITLNSRYLLDALHAFGSDEVEFCFNGKLEPTLLRDSGNSDYLHIIMPLKS; encoded by the coding sequence ATGAAGCTGCAGGTCACCCAGGAAAACCTCAACAAAGCTCTCGGCATTGTCGCTCGAGTCGCCAGTGCACGTGGAACATTACCGATACTTGCCAATGTGCTCATAAAAACCGTCGATAACCGGCTGAGCATTTCAGCAACCAATCTAGATATCGCGATTACTCAGCATATTGGTGCCAAGGTGTCCGAAGAAGGTGCTATTACCGTCCCTGCCCGGCTGATGCAGGACTTCATCAACAGTTTGCCGGCTGGTGTCATCGAGCTGAAGCTGGAGGATCATAAGCTGCATATCACAACTGACCAGTACCAGTCAGTCGTGAATGGTGTGATGGCTGACGACTTCCCTGTTATGCCAGCCATTAGTGCCGACAGCGAGCAAAGCCGTACCTGGACGATCAATGCGTCTACCTTCAAAAAAGGTTTGCAACAAGTCATCATGGCCGCCAGCTCGGACGAATCCCGCCCGGTACTCACCGGTGTACTACTGCAAACAACCGAAGGTAATTTGTACGCTGCTGCCACGGACAGCTACCGCTTAGCAGAAAAGAACCTTGGCCCCAACAGTCAGGATGTCAGGCTGTTGATCCCGGCAACTGCTATTCAAGATTTGCTGCGCATACTCGGCGACTACGACGATAACGTCCAGGTAACGCACGATGACCAGCAAATTTTATTCCAAGCCAACGATGTCGATCTGGTTGCCCGCCTGATTGAAGGGAAGTATCCGGATTACCGCAAACTGATTCCAGCGGATTTTGCGGTTGTCGCGCGGGTCAAACGGGCTGATCTAGTTAACGTCACAAAGGTTTCCAGCCTGTTTGCGCGCGAATCAGCCGGAAGCGTAACCATTAACGTTGACGATGTTAAAAACGAGCTGAGCATACGCTCTGTGGCCTCACAGCTTGGCGAAAACACTGCCGCCGCATCTGGAGCAATCACTGGATCAGGCAGTATCACGCTCAACTCCCGTTATTTGCTGGATGCGCTGCATGCGTTTGGCAGTGACGAAGTCGAATTCTGCTTCAATGGCAAGCTGGAGCCAACTCTGCTGCGCGATTCCGGCAATAGTGACTACCTGCACATCATCATGCCACTGAAATCTTAA